From Variovorax sp. J2L1-78, the proteins below share one genomic window:
- the rnhB gene encoding ribonuclease HII: MRSSKFLKAEQAALLWDAPGLLAGVDEAGRGPLAGPVVAAAVILDDRRPIRGLADSKTLTARQRERLHDQILARALCCSVAHATVEEIDTHNILQATMIAMRRAVEGLRLKPAKVLVDGNRLPTLDVLAEAIVKGDARVKAISAASILAKVHRDRLCEELHLEFPHYGFAGHKGYGTPEHLEALKRHGACVHHRRSFSPVAAALARAAAIASAPAPMDVPVSTVLYGDGVQLAVDVRTGS; the protein is encoded by the coding sequence ATGCGATCGAGCAAGTTCTTGAAGGCTGAACAAGCCGCGCTGCTGTGGGACGCGCCCGGGCTGCTGGCCGGCGTGGACGAGGCGGGCCGCGGCCCGCTCGCCGGCCCGGTCGTGGCAGCCGCGGTCATCCTGGACGACCGCCGGCCGATCCGTGGGCTGGCCGATTCCAAGACGCTGACGGCGCGCCAGCGCGAGCGCCTCCATGACCAGATCCTGGCCCGGGCGCTGTGCTGTTCGGTGGCGCATGCCACGGTGGAAGAGATCGACACGCACAACATCCTGCAGGCCACCATGATCGCGATGCGGCGCGCCGTCGAGGGCCTACGGCTGAAGCCGGCCAAGGTGCTGGTCGACGGCAACCGGCTGCCGACGCTCGACGTGCTGGCCGAGGCCATCGTCAAGGGCGACGCGCGGGTCAAGGCCATTTCGGCGGCATCGATCCTGGCCAAGGTGCACCGCGACCGGCTGTGCGAGGAACTGCACCTGGAATTTCCGCACTACGGATTCGCCGGCCACAAAGGCTATGGCACGCCGGAGCATCTCGAAGCGCTGAAGCGCCATGGCGCCTGCGTCCATCACCGGCGTTCCTTCTCGCCGGTCGCGGCAGCGCTCGCACGTGCCGCGGCTATCGCATCGGCGCCGGCACCGATGGATGTGCCGGTGAGCACGGTTCTGTACGGCGACGGTGTGCAACTGGCGGTCGACGTCCGGACCGGCTCATGA
- the lpxB gene encoding lipid-A-disaccharide synthase codes for MVDAATRQFAMVAGEPSGDLLAGLLLDGLRARWPAMRAAGIGGPQMLARGFESWWPQEKLAVRGYIEVLRHYAEIAGIRRQLKSRLLRDWADLFIGIDAPDFNLDLEAGLRGRGMKTVHFICPSIWAWRADRIEKIRAAADHVLCIFPFEPALLAEQGVSASYVGHPLANVIPMQPDRLAARAALDLDPAARVVALLPGSRRSEVRYLASRFFQAAALMHRLQPDIRFIAPIIPGLRAEIEEALKASGMAGKVRLLEGQSHAALAACDATLIASGTATLEAALFKRPMVIAYNMNRVSWHLMHRQQLQPWVGLPNILCNDFVVPELLQEAATPQALAAATLQWLAEPAKVEALQHRFTALHAELLRDTPTLCADAIEQVLEG; via the coding sequence ATGGTCGACGCAGCAACGCGGCAGTTCGCGATGGTCGCCGGCGAGCCTTCGGGCGATCTGCTGGCGGGCCTCCTGCTCGACGGATTGCGTGCCCGCTGGCCCGCCATGCGGGCGGCCGGCATCGGCGGCCCGCAGATGCTGGCGCGGGGTTTCGAGAGCTGGTGGCCGCAGGAGAAACTGGCGGTGCGCGGCTACATCGAGGTGCTGCGCCATTACGCCGAAATCGCGGGCATCCGGCGCCAGCTCAAGTCACGGCTGCTGCGCGACTGGGCCGATCTGTTCATCGGCATCGATGCCCCCGATTTCAACCTCGACCTGGAGGCCGGGCTGCGCGGCCGCGGCATGAAGACGGTGCATTTCATCTGCCCGTCGATCTGGGCCTGGCGCGCCGACCGCATCGAGAAGATCCGGGCCGCCGCCGACCACGTGCTGTGCATCTTCCCGTTCGAGCCCGCACTGCTGGCGGAGCAGGGCGTGTCGGCCAGCTACGTGGGCCATCCGCTGGCCAACGTGATCCCGATGCAGCCGGACCGCCTGGCCGCGCGTGCGGCGCTCGATCTCGACCCGGCGGCGCGCGTCGTGGCACTGCTGCCCGGCAGCCGGCGCTCGGAAGTGCGCTACCTCGCGTCGCGCTTCTTCCAGGCGGCGGCGCTGATGCATCGGCTGCAGCCGGACATCCGTTTCATCGCGCCGATCATCCCGGGCCTGCGTGCCGAGATCGAGGAAGCGTTGAAAGCCAGTGGCATGGCGGGCAAGGTCCGGCTGCTCGAGGGCCAGTCGCACGCCGCGCTGGCGGCCTGCGATGCGACGCTGATCGCCAGCGGCACGGCCACGCTCGAGGCGGCGCTCTTCAAGCGGCCGATGGTCATCGCCTACAACATGAACCGGGTGTCGTGGCACCTCATGCATCGGCAGCAACTGCAGCCGTGGGTAGGCCTGCCGAACATCCTGTGCAACGACTTCGTCGTGCCCGAATTGCTTCAGGAGGCGGCCACGCCGCAGGCCCTGGCCGCCGCCACCTTGCAATGGCTGGCGGAGCCGGCCAAAGTGGAGGCCCTGCAACACCGATTCACCGCGCTGCATGCCGAGTTGCTGCGCGACACCCCGACCCTCTGCGCCGATGCGATCGAGCAAGTTCTTGAAGGCTGA
- the lpxA gene encoding acyl-ACP--UDP-N-acetylglucosamine O-acyltransferase, with the protein MAQVHPTAIVDPKAELDVSVVVGPYAVIGASVRIGAGTTIGAHCVVEGRTTLGRDNRVFQFASLGAAPQDKKYAGEPTELVIGDRNTIREFCTFNLGTIQDGGVTRIGDDNWIMAYVHIAHDCQVGNQVTMANNATLAGHVEVGDWVTVGGLTGVLQRMRIGAHAMIGFASHVGKDVPPFMVVDGNPLAVRGVNLVGLRRRDFSAGRIAAIREMHKLIYRQGKTLEEARAAIAALAAQAPEAAADATLMDTFLATSASGIAR; encoded by the coding sequence ATGGCGCAGGTTCACCCGACGGCGATCGTCGACCCGAAAGCCGAGCTCGACGTATCGGTCGTGGTCGGGCCGTACGCGGTCATCGGTGCGTCCGTCCGGATCGGCGCCGGCACCACCATCGGCGCGCACTGCGTCGTGGAGGGCCGCACGACCCTGGGCCGTGACAACCGGGTCTTCCAGTTCGCGTCGCTGGGTGCCGCGCCGCAGGACAAGAAATATGCGGGCGAGCCGACCGAACTGGTGATCGGCGACCGCAACACGATCCGCGAGTTCTGCACCTTCAACCTCGGCACGATCCAGGATGGCGGCGTGACCCGCATCGGCGACGACAACTGGATCATGGCCTACGTGCACATCGCGCACGACTGCCAGGTCGGCAACCAGGTCACGATGGCCAACAACGCCACCCTGGCCGGGCATGTGGAGGTGGGTGACTGGGTCACGGTCGGCGGCCTCACGGGCGTGCTGCAGCGCATGCGCATCGGCGCCCACGCGATGATCGGTTTCGCCAGCCACGTGGGCAAGGACGTCCCGCCCTTCATGGTGGTCGATGGCAACCCCTTGGCCGTGCGAGGCGTGAACTTGGTGGGGCTGCGCCGTCGCGACTTCTCGGCCGGCCGCATCGCCGCCATCCGCGAGATGCACAAGCTGATCTATCGGCAGGGCAAGACGCTGGAAGAGGCGCGCGCCGCCATCGCCGCCCTGGCGGCCCAGGCGCCGGAGGCGGCTGCGGATGCGACGCTGATGGACACCTTCCTCGCCACCTCCGCCAGCGGCATCGCGCGCTGA
- the fabZ gene encoding 3-hydroxyacyl-ACP dehydratase FabZ: MTTTLDIHQILKLLPHRYPFLLVDRVLDMEKGKRITALKNVTMNEPFFNGHFPHRPVMPGVLMLEAMAQAAALLSFKSLDIVPDDNTVYYFAAIDGARFKRPVEPGDQLTLEVEIERMKAGISKFKGRALVGSELACEATLMCAMRQIN, translated from the coding sequence ATGACGACGACGCTCGATATCCACCAGATTCTCAAACTGCTCCCACACCGCTACCCCTTTCTCCTGGTGGACCGCGTGCTCGACATGGAAAAGGGCAAGCGCATCACGGCGCTGAAGAACGTGACGATGAACGAGCCCTTCTTCAACGGGCACTTCCCGCATCGTCCCGTGATGCCGGGCGTGCTCATGCTCGAAGCCATGGCCCAGGCGGCGGCGCTGCTGTCCTTCAAGTCGCTCGACATCGTGCCCGACGACAACACGGTCTACTACTTCGCGGCCATCGACGGTGCCCGCTTCAAGCGTCCGGTCGAGCCCGGCGATCAGCTTACCTTGGAGGTCGAGATCGAACGCATGAAGGCCGGCATCTCGAAGTTCAAGGGCCGCGCGCTGGTCGGCAGCGAGCTCGCCTGCGAGGCGACGCTCATGTGCGCTATGCGCCAGATCAACTGA